Proteins encoded by one window of Pseudonocardia alni:
- a CDS encoding MFS transporter, whose amino-acid sequence MSTTPDGSGPDGADPDGADPGGAVPDGTRRLRLLQLASLTSTVDRFAIAPLLVPIAASFSAPLAAAAGAAGGYFLAYGLMQVVWGVLSDRIGRVRVMRLALVGAVLGGVASVLAPTLAVLVVARVVTGACTAALIPAALVYVGDTWPAAVRQRPLSDLLAATALGTAVATAGAGLLADLAGWRVVLGATAAGCAVLFVALRALPEPDGARTTSRGIVDAVLRPLAAVAGNGWARLVLALAFVEGAVVLGVLTYLAPSLQAGGSSAALAGLAAGGYGVGAVLFSRVVRRLVGRLRPAALAAVGGGFLVIAWVFPLVVVHPATVAVAGLCLGGAWAFLHSTLQTWATEVVPQARATAVALFATLLFLGSSAGTTLGAPLADAGRFAPLFAAALVASVPLALVAAWTRARYARRAA is encoded by the coding sequence GTGAGCACGACCCCCGACGGCAGCGGTCCCGACGGAGCCGACCCCGACGGAGCCGACCCCGGCGGTGCCGTCCCCGACGGCACCCGGCGGCTCCGGCTGCTGCAGCTGGCGTCGCTGACCAGCACCGTCGACCGGTTCGCGATCGCGCCGCTGCTGGTCCCGATCGCCGCGTCGTTCTCGGCGCCGCTGGCCGCGGCGGCCGGCGCGGCCGGGGGCTACTTCCTCGCCTACGGCCTCATGCAGGTCGTGTGGGGGGTGCTGTCCGACCGGATCGGCCGGGTCCGGGTGATGCGCCTGGCCCTGGTCGGCGCGGTGCTGGGCGGGGTCGCCTCGGTGCTGGCCCCGACCCTCGCAGTGCTGGTCGTCGCCCGGGTCGTCACCGGCGCGTGCACGGCGGCGCTGATCCCGGCGGCGCTGGTGTACGTCGGTGACACCTGGCCCGCCGCGGTCCGGCAGCGGCCCCTGTCGGACCTGCTCGCCGCGACCGCGCTCGGCACCGCCGTCGCCACGGCCGGGGCGGGCCTGCTGGCCGACCTGGCCGGGTGGCGCGTCGTCCTCGGTGCGACGGCGGCCGGCTGCGCGGTGCTGTTCGTCGCGCTGCGGGCGCTGCCCGAACCCGACGGTGCCCGCACCACCTCGCGCGGGATCGTCGACGCGGTGCTCCGCCCGCTGGCCGCGGTCGCCGGGAACGGCTGGGCGCGGCTGGTCCTGGCGCTCGCCTTCGTCGAGGGCGCCGTCGTGCTCGGGGTGCTGACCTACCTGGCCCCGTCGCTGCAGGCCGGGGGCAGCTCCGCCGCGCTGGCCGGGCTCGCCGCCGGGGGCTACGGCGTCGGCGCGGTGCTGTTCTCCCGGGTCGTGCGACGCCTGGTCGGGCGCCTGCGCCCCGCCGCGCTGGCCGCCGTCGGCGGCGGGTTCCTCGTGATCGCCTGGGTGTTCCCGCTGGTCGTCGTGCACCCGGCGACGGTCGCCGTGGCCGGGCTCTGCCTGGGTGGGGCGTGGGCGTTCCTGCACTCGACCCTGCAGACCTGGGCGACCGAGGTCGTCCCGCAGGCCCGCGCGACCGCCGTCGCGCTGTTCGCGACACTGCTGTTCCTGGGCAGCTCGGCCGGGACCACGCTGGGGGCCCCGCTCGCCGACGCCGGGCGCTTCGCCCCGCTGTTCGCCGCCGCCCTGGTGGCCTCGGTGCCGCTGGCGCTGGTCGCCGCGTGGACCCGGGCCCGCTACGCCCGCCGGGCCGCCTGA
- the trpS gene encoding tryptophan--tRNA ligase, whose product MDSLAATATVARMPALRAAVARMPALRAAVAADPSSHRVLTGERPTGPLHLGHLVGRISERVRLQRSGVDVLVILADYQVITDRDVADRLSDHVRDAVLDQLAAGLDPDRTTVFAHSAVPALNQLMLPFLSLVTEAELHRNPTVKAEHAASGRALSGLLLTYPVHQAADILSCRADLVPVGKDQLPHIELTRALARRFAERYGPVFTPPEPMLTDTPELPGLDGHTMSTSRGNAVPLGATADETAALVRRARTDPERRITVDPDGRPGVYGLLTTAALCLGRDPHELAATLDGAAALKRLTTDAVNDHLAGHRARRAELARDPGLVDDVLARGNSRANDLADETLDAVRAAMGMRYGRVRTRSAG is encoded by the coding sequence ATGGATTCCCTCGCCGCCACCGCCACCGTCGCCCGGATGCCCGCGCTGCGTGCCGCCGTCGCCCGGATGCCCGCGCTGCGTGCCGCCGTCGCCGCCGACCCGTCGTCGCACCGGGTGCTGACCGGGGAGCGGCCGACCGGCCCTCTGCACCTCGGGCACCTGGTGGGCAGGATCTCCGAACGCGTCCGGCTGCAACGGTCCGGAGTGGACGTGCTGGTGATCCTCGCCGACTACCAGGTGATCACCGACCGTGACGTCGCCGACCGGCTGTCGGACCACGTCCGCGACGCGGTGCTCGACCAGCTCGCCGCCGGGCTCGACCCGGACCGCACGACGGTGTTCGCCCACTCCGCGGTGCCCGCGCTGAACCAGCTCATGCTGCCGTTCCTGTCGCTGGTCACCGAGGCCGAGCTGCACCGCAACCCGACGGTGAAGGCCGAGCACGCCGCGTCCGGACGGGCGTTGTCGGGGCTGCTGCTGACCTATCCGGTGCACCAGGCCGCGGACATCCTGTCCTGCCGCGCCGACCTCGTGCCGGTGGGCAAGGACCAGCTCCCGCACATCGAGCTCACCCGGGCGCTGGCCCGGCGCTTCGCCGAGCGCTACGGCCCGGTGTTCACCCCGCCCGAGCCGATGCTGACCGACACCCCGGAGCTGCCGGGGCTCGACGGGCACACGATGTCCACGTCCCGCGGCAACGCCGTCCCGCTCGGCGCGACCGCGGACGAGACCGCGGCGCTCGTGCGCCGCGCCCGCACCGACCCCGAGCGGCGCATCACCGTCGACCCGGACGGCAGGCCCGGGGTGTACGGGCTGCTCACGACCGCGGCCCTGTGCCTGGGCCGCGACCCGCACGAGCTGGCCGCGACCCTGGACGGGGCCGCCGCGCTGAAACGGCTCACCACCGACGCGGTCAACGACCACCTCGCCGGACACCGCGCGCGGCGCGCCGAGCTGGCCCGCGACCCCGGGCTCGTCGACGACGTGCTGGCCCGCGGCAACTCCCGCGCGAACGACCTGGCCGACGAGACACTCGACGCGGTCCGCGCGGCCATGGGGATGCGCTACGGGCGGGTCAGGACGCGGTCCGCCGGGTGA
- a CDS encoding acyl-CoA synthetase, with amino-acid sequence MYPGTHAATTPDKPAVIMGGSGATLTFRELEEGSARLANHLRAAGLQRGDVVALVAENTARVYEVYWAAQRSGLYITAVNHHLSAPEAAYIVRDCGAKALVVSAGVAGLAAAIEDHVDTPVRLAFGGEIPGASRYADYDETLAAVPAEPPADQPRGADMLYSSGTTGRPKGIKPTLPDRQVDEPGDTYQALFGSMYGFDTDTVYLNPAPLYHAAPLRFTATVQALGGTVVVMERFEPEKALALIQRYSVSHSQWVPTMFVRMLKLPESVRASYDVSSMRVAIHAAAPCPVDVKQAMIDWWGPVLHEYYAATESNGITFIDSAQWSERPGSVGRAGLGTIRIADDTGAVLAPGEIGTVYFERDVRPFEYHNDPGKTLAATHPEHENWTTTGDLGYLDEDGFLFLTDRKAFMIISGGVNIYPQEVEDALALHPKVLDVAVIGVPDEEMGEKVKAVVQPPEGVDAGPELERELIDFVRERIAHYKAPSSVDFTDFLPRTPTGKLVKRELRDRYV; translated from the coding sequence ATGTACCCAGGCACGCACGCCGCCACGACCCCCGACAAGCCGGCCGTGATCATGGGGGGCTCGGGCGCGACCCTGACGTTCCGTGAGCTGGAGGAGGGGTCCGCCCGGCTCGCGAACCACCTGCGTGCGGCCGGTCTGCAGCGGGGCGACGTCGTCGCACTCGTCGCGGAGAACACCGCGCGGGTCTACGAGGTCTACTGGGCCGCCCAGCGGTCGGGGCTCTACATCACCGCGGTGAACCACCACCTCTCCGCGCCCGAGGCGGCCTACATCGTGCGGGACTGCGGCGCGAAGGCGCTCGTCGTCTCGGCCGGTGTCGCCGGTCTGGCCGCGGCGATCGAGGACCACGTCGACACCCCGGTGCGGCTGGCCTTCGGCGGTGAGATCCCCGGTGCGTCGCGCTACGCCGACTACGACGAGACCCTCGCCGCGGTGCCGGCCGAGCCGCCGGCCGACCAGCCGCGCGGGGCGGACATGCTCTACTCGTCGGGCACCACCGGCCGACCCAAGGGCATCAAGCCGACGCTGCCCGACCGGCAGGTCGACGAGCCGGGCGACACCTACCAGGCCCTGTTCGGGTCGATGTACGGCTTCGACACCGACACCGTCTACCTGAACCCGGCCCCGCTCTACCACGCCGCGCCGCTGCGGTTCACCGCCACGGTGCAGGCACTCGGCGGCACCGTCGTGGTGATGGAGCGCTTCGAGCCCGAGAAGGCCCTGGCGCTGATCCAGCGGTACTCGGTCAGCCACTCGCAGTGGGTGCCGACGATGTTCGTGCGGATGCTCAAGCTCCCGGAGTCCGTCCGCGCGTCCTACGACGTGTCCTCGATGCGGGTCGCGATCCACGCGGCCGCGCCGTGCCCGGTGGACGTCAAGCAGGCGATGATCGACTGGTGGGGTCCGGTCCTGCACGAGTACTACGCCGCGACCGAGTCCAACGGCATCACCTTCATCGACTCGGCGCAGTGGAGCGAACGTCCCGGCTCGGTCGGGCGCGCCGGGCTCGGCACCATCCGGATCGCCGACGACACCGGCGCCGTCCTGGCCCCGGGCGAGATCGGGACGGTCTACTTCGAGCGCGACGTCCGGCCGTTCGAGTACCACAACGACCCGGGCAAGACCCTCGCCGCGACCCACCCCGAGCACGAGAACTGGACCACCACCGGGGACCTGGGCTACCTCGACGAGGACGGCTTCCTCTTCCTCACCGACCGCAAGGCGTTCATGATCATCTCGGGCGGGGTGAACATCTACCCGCAGGAGGTCGAGGACGCCCTCGCGCTGCATCCCAAGGTGCTCGACGTCGCCGTCATCGGGGTGCCCGACGAGGAGATGGGCGAGAAGGTCAAGGCCGTCGTCCAGCCCCCGGAGGGCGTCGACGCCGGCCCGGAGCTGGAGCGCGAGCTGATCGACTTCGTGCGGGAGCGGATCGCGCACTACAAGGCGCCGTCGTCGGTGGACTTCACCGACTTCCTGCCGCGCACCCCCACCGGCAAGCTGGTCAAGCGGGAGCTGCGCGACCGCTACGTGTGA
- a CDS encoding MOSC domain-containing protein, translating into MSVVESVNTGVSRPILAKAGTSGIDKRPVPGPVRVDIPAPAASGLAGDTICDADHHGGPDQAVYAYAREDLEFFAPELGPLRAGMFGENLTTRGVDVCGAELGERWQVGGVLLQVTAPRIPCRTFAAHLERTGWVKRFTAAARPGAYLRVLSPGGIRAGDAVTVEHRPGHGVTVADAFRALLAEPARLPDLLAAGEHLLPRIRETVTRRTAS; encoded by the coding sequence GTGTCCGTCGTGGAGTCCGTGAACACCGGGGTGTCCCGTCCGATCCTCGCCAAGGCGGGGACCTCGGGCATCGACAAGCGGCCGGTACCCGGTCCGGTCCGGGTGGACATCCCAGCGCCCGCGGCGAGCGGGCTGGCCGGCGACACGATCTGCGACGCCGACCACCACGGCGGCCCGGACCAGGCCGTCTACGCCTACGCCCGGGAGGACCTGGAGTTCTTCGCCCCCGAGCTGGGCCCGCTGCGGGCGGGGATGTTCGGGGAGAACCTCACCACCCGCGGCGTCGACGTGTGCGGCGCGGAGCTGGGCGAGCGCTGGCAGGTCGGCGGAGTGCTGCTGCAGGTGACCGCGCCGCGCATCCCGTGCCGGACCTTCGCCGCGCACCTGGAGCGGACGGGCTGGGTGAAGCGCTTCACCGCGGCCGCCCGCCCCGGTGCCTACCTGCGGGTCCTGTCCCCCGGGGGGATCCGCGCCGGCGACGCTGTGACCGTCGAGCACCGGCCCGGGCACGGCGTCACCGTCGCCGACGCGTTCCGGGCACTGCTCGCCGAGCCCGCCCGCCTCCCGGATCTGCTGGCCGCGGGCGAGCACCTGCTGCCGCGGATCCGGGAGACGGTCACCCGGCGGACCGCGTCCTGA
- a CDS encoding long-chain-fatty-acid--CoA ligase has translation MTAADIVARHARTTPDGPALADPRTSRTWAQLDDRVSRLATVLADRGVDRGDRVAVLGLNSVELVESYLAVLRRGAICVPLNFRLTAGEVAFQLTDCTPTAVLCDDGFAATVGTAREQAPSVRTVLTLGEGFGALLAGTDPGDWGDDVADDEPAYIMYTSGTTGRPKGAVLTHRNLMLHAFLSITHLGTAGDDRVSLSGAPLFHIAGLSGMLPTLIAGGRVIIPPSGGFDPVATVDTLERERVSSCFFVPAQWQAICAVPGIAQRDLSALRRITWGAAPASTTLIRTMIDTFPQAMVVTAFGQTECSPVTCALRGEDSVRKIGSVGTPMVGVEVRVVDADMNDVPRGEVGEIVYRGPTVMREYWGRPEATAEAFRGGWFHSGDLVREDPDGFYYVVDRAKDMIISGGENVYSAEVEEVLAAHPGVADVAVVGVPDPRWGETPLAVVVPADPAAPPDLDTLTAWCADRLARYKQPSRLALVEVLPRNPSGKVLKTELRRLHGSV, from the coding sequence ATGACCGCGGCGGACATCGTCGCGCGGCACGCACGGACCACACCGGACGGGCCGGCGCTGGCCGACCCGCGGACGTCGCGGACCTGGGCGCAGCTCGACGACCGGGTGTCCCGGCTGGCGACCGTGCTCGCCGACCGGGGGGTCGACCGGGGGGACCGGGTCGCGGTGCTCGGGCTCAACTCCGTCGAGCTCGTCGAGAGCTACCTGGCGGTGCTGCGCCGCGGCGCGATCTGCGTGCCGCTGAACTTCCGGCTGACCGCGGGCGAGGTCGCCTTCCAGCTCACCGACTGCACCCCCACCGCCGTGCTCTGCGACGACGGGTTCGCCGCGACCGTGGGGACCGCGCGGGAGCAGGCACCGTCGGTGCGGACGGTACTCACCCTCGGCGAGGGGTTCGGCGCGCTGCTCGCCGGGACCGACCCCGGCGACTGGGGCGACGACGTCGCCGACGACGAGCCCGCCTACATCATGTACACCTCGGGGACGACCGGCCGCCCGAAGGGCGCGGTGCTGACCCACCGCAACCTGATGCTGCACGCGTTCCTGTCGATCACGCACCTGGGCACCGCGGGCGACGACCGGGTCTCGCTGTCCGGGGCTCCGCTCTTCCACATCGCCGGGCTGTCCGGGATGCTCCCGACCCTGATCGCGGGCGGCCGGGTGATCATCCCGCCGTCGGGCGGCTTCGACCCGGTCGCGACGGTCGACACCCTGGAGCGGGAGCGCGTGTCGTCGTGCTTCTTCGTCCCGGCGCAGTGGCAGGCGATCTGCGCCGTGCCCGGCATCGCGCAGCGGGACCTGTCGGCGCTGCGCCGGATCACCTGGGGGGCCGCCCCCGCGTCGACGACGCTGATCCGCACCATGATCGACACGTTCCCGCAGGCCATGGTGGTCACCGCGTTCGGGCAGACCGAGTGCAGCCCGGTCACCTGCGCGCTGCGGGGCGAGGACTCGGTGCGCAAGATCGGTTCCGTGGGGACGCCGATGGTCGGCGTCGAGGTGCGGGTCGTCGACGCGGACATGAACGATGTGCCGCGCGGCGAGGTCGGCGAGATCGTCTACCGCGGTCCGACCGTGATGCGGGAGTACTGGGGCCGCCCGGAGGCGACGGCCGAGGCGTTCCGCGGCGGCTGGTTCCACTCCGGTGACCTGGTGCGCGAGGACCCGGACGGCTTCTACTACGTCGTCGACCGCGCCAAGGACATGATCATCTCCGGTGGGGAGAACGTATACAGCGCCGAGGTCGAGGAGGTGCTGGCCGCGCACCCGGGCGTCGCCGACGTCGCGGTCGTCGGGGTGCCGGACCCGCGCTGGGGCGAGACCCCGCTCGCCGTGGTCGTGCCCGCCGACCCCGCCGCCCCGCCGGACCTGGACACGCTCACCGCGTGGTGCGCCGACCGGCTGGCCCGCTACAAGCAGCCGAGCCGGCTCGCGCTGGTGGAGGTGTTACCGCGCAACCCGTCGGGCAAGGTGCTCAAGACCGAGCTGCGCCGTCTCCACGGGTCCGTGTGA
- a CDS encoding pyridoxal phosphate-dependent decarboxylase family protein: MPDLTPDEFRALGHLFVDAVADARAGIERHPVRDVVEPGTVRARFPREANEDPEPLAAFPSLVEAVTGDADTRWQHPGFHAFFPANASLTSLLGELLSGGAGAQGMLWSTSPACTEVEQAVTDQVARALGLDETFTHDGGGGGSIQDSASSAALVALTAALHRAAPDPDSGWRARGVTGRERVYVTAETHSSLAKAVRVAGLGADGLRTVPCTPGSRAMDPAALAATLAADVAAGLVPVLVCATVGTTSTGSSDPVAALVTAARPYRAWVHVDAAWAGVAALCPEHRWVLDGVNPGPGPGVDSFCTDAHKWLLTAFDASLLWVRDARALPAALSITPAYLRDAHSDTGAVVDFRDWQVPLGRRFRALKLWAVLHGQGLSGLRSHLRGHVDLAAELAERVRGHDDLELACAPVLSLVCLRSRSGDAATTALLERANADGRVLLTGTEVDGHPLVRVAFGGVTTGREHLEVVWDVLSARS; this comes from the coding sequence GTGCCCGACCTCACCCCGGACGAGTTCCGAGCCCTCGGCCACCTGTTCGTCGACGCCGTCGCCGACGCCCGCGCCGGGATCGAACGTCACCCGGTCCGCGACGTCGTCGAGCCCGGCACCGTGCGGGCCCGCTTCCCCCGCGAGGCGAACGAGGACCCCGAGCCGCTCGCGGCGTTCCCGTCGCTGGTCGAGGCCGTCACCGGTGACGCCGACACCCGCTGGCAGCACCCCGGGTTCCACGCGTTCTTCCCGGCGAACGCGTCGCTGACCTCGCTGCTGGGTGAGCTGCTCTCCGGCGGCGCCGGGGCGCAGGGGATGCTCTGGTCGACCTCGCCCGCGTGCACCGAGGTGGAGCAGGCGGTCACCGACCAGGTGGCCCGGGCGCTCGGGCTGGACGAGACGTTCACCCACGACGGCGGCGGGGGCGGCTCGATCCAGGACTCGGCGTCCTCGGCGGCGCTGGTCGCGCTGACCGCCGCGCTGCACCGGGCCGCCCCGGACCCGGACTCCGGCTGGCGCGCGCGCGGGGTGACCGGCCGGGAACGCGTCTACGTCACGGCCGAGACGCACTCGTCGCTGGCCAAGGCGGTGCGGGTGGCCGGGCTCGGCGCGGACGGGCTGCGGACCGTCCCGTGCACCCCGGGCTCCCGGGCGATGGACCCGGCCGCGCTGGCCGCCACCCTGGCCGCGGACGTCGCCGCAGGGCTGGTCCCGGTCCTGGTGTGCGCGACGGTCGGGACGACCTCGACCGGGTCGAGCGACCCGGTCGCGGCGCTGGTCACGGCGGCGCGACCGTACCGGGCCTGGGTGCATGTCGACGCCGCGTGGGCGGGCGTCGCCGCGCTCTGCCCGGAGCACCGCTGGGTGCTCGACGGCGTGAACCCGGGCCCCGGGCCCGGCGTCGACTCCTTCTGCACCGACGCCCACAAGTGGCTGCTCACCGCGTTCGACGCCTCGCTGCTCTGGGTGCGCGACGCCCGCGCGCTGCCGGCCGCGCTGTCGATCACCCCGGCCTACCTGCGCGACGCGCACTCCGACACCGGCGCCGTCGTGGACTTCCGGGACTGGCAGGTCCCGCTCGGGCGCCGGTTCCGGGCACTGAAGCTGTGGGCGGTGCTCCACGGCCAGGGGCTGTCCGGGCTGCGGTCGCACCTGCGCGGCCACGTGGACCTCGCCGCCGAGCTGGCCGAGCGGGTCCGCGGGCACGACGACCTGGAGCTGGCGTGCGCGCCGGTGCTGTCCCTGGTCTGCCTCCGCTCGCGCTCCGGAGACGCCGCGACCACCGCGCTGCTGGAGCGCGCCAACGCCGACGGACGGGTGCTGCTCACCGGCACCGAGGTCGACGGGCACCCGCTGGTGCGGGTGGCCTTCGGCGGGGTCACCACGGGCCGCGAGCACCTCGAGGTCGTGTGGGATGTCCTGTCTGCCCGATCGTGA
- a CDS encoding histone-like nucleoid-structuring protein Lsr2 gives MAQQTTITLVDDLDGTEADEQVEFSVDGRAYEIDLSAGNAEKLRESLAPYVAAARRGSGRRGPASGTSSSNGSSSSERAANRAVREWAVAQGMKISERGRIPSSVLEAYQNAHS, from the coding sequence GTGGCGCAGCAGACGACCATCACACTGGTCGACGACCTCGACGGCACCGAGGCCGACGAGCAGGTGGAGTTCTCCGTCGACGGCCGCGCCTACGAGATCGACCTGTCCGCCGGGAATGCCGAGAAGCTGCGGGAATCGTTGGCGCCCTACGTCGCGGCCGCCCGTCGCGGGTCCGGTCGGCGCGGTCCCGCTTCCGGCACCTCGTCGTCGAACGGTTCCAGCTCCTCGGAACGCGCCGCGAACCGCGCCGTGCGGGAATGGGCGGTGGCCCAGGGCATGAAGATCTCCGAGCGCGGGCGTATCCCGTCCTCGGTTCTCGAGGCCTATCAGAACGCGCACTCCTGA
- a CDS encoding ABC transporter substrate-binding protein → MPRPLLRALAACVVLLLALAGCSSGGSGDAAPPAPADDAPTGAFPVTLTHAFGQTTIPAAPQRVVTVGFNDADFALALGVKPVGVRENIGDYDYAKRPWAQEALGGTQPQLLTGSQIPVEQVAALQPDLILGVYSFMDQATYTALSQIAPTVAQGTPDGTNAAGWEEQTRITGQATGRTEQAEQVIAATRAEFDEAKAAHPDFAGTNLKMDFFIEGVPYDMGTDDLRAQIFAGLGFTVRPDSQTLSLERQGDLDSDVLVVLGRSRAESEADPVFRAIPAVQQGRVAYLGPFETEFAAALGYSSPLSLPYAIDTVVPQLDAALQGRAPGS, encoded by the coding sequence ATGCCCCGACCCCTGCTCCGCGCGCTCGCCGCGTGCGTGGTCCTGTTGCTGGCACTCGCCGGCTGCTCCTCCGGGGGCTCCGGCGACGCGGCACCGCCCGCCCCCGCCGACGACGCCCCCACCGGGGCGTTCCCGGTCACCCTCACCCACGCCTTCGGGCAGACGACGATCCCCGCCGCGCCGCAGCGGGTCGTGACCGTCGGCTTCAACGACGCCGACTTCGCCCTCGCCCTCGGCGTGAAGCCGGTCGGGGTCCGCGAGAACATCGGCGACTACGACTACGCGAAGCGCCCCTGGGCGCAGGAGGCACTCGGCGGGACGCAGCCGCAGCTGCTGACCGGGTCCCAGATCCCGGTCGAGCAGGTCGCCGCACTCCAGCCCGACCTGATCCTCGGCGTCTACTCCTTCATGGACCAGGCGACCTACACCGCGCTGTCGCAGATCGCGCCGACCGTCGCCCAGGGCACCCCCGACGGCACGAACGCCGCGGGCTGGGAGGAGCAGACCCGCATCACCGGGCAGGCCACCGGGCGCACCGAGCAGGCCGAGCAGGTCATCGCCGCGACCCGCGCCGAGTTCGACGAGGCCAAGGCGGCCCACCCCGACTTCGCGGGCACGAACCTGAAGATGGACTTCTTCATCGAGGGCGTCCCCTACGACATGGGCACCGACGACCTGCGCGCCCAGATCTTCGCCGGCCTCGGCTTCACCGTCCGGCCGGACTCGCAGACCCTCTCGCTGGAGCGTCAGGGCGACCTCGACAGCGACGTGCTCGTGGTGCTGGGCCGTTCGCGCGCCGAGTCCGAGGCCGACCCGGTGTTCCGCGCGATCCCGGCGGTCCAGCAGGGCCGGGTCGCCTACCTCGGGCCGTTCGAGACCGAGTTCGCCGCCGCGCTGGGCTACTCCAGCCCGCTGTCGCTGCCCTACGCCATCGACACCGTCGTGCCGCAGCTCGACGCGGCGCTGCAGGGCCGGGCCCCCGGCAGCTGA
- a CDS encoding GTP-binding protein — protein MADRRVPVTILSGFLGAGKTTLLEHLLANRDGRRIAVVVNDMSEVNIDGALVDLHRSQEKLVELTNGCICCTLREDLLTTVGELAAEGRYDHVVVESTGISEPMPVAATFEWTFDDGTALSDVARLDTMVTLVDASTFETLLTSEDSLADRELQAAEGDERTLSDLLADQVEFADLLVLNKTDLVAPHALGRIEALLSRMNPGARRVRAVRGDVPVAELLDTHRYDPAAASATPGWAQELNGSHTPETEEYGIASVTWRAGRPFHPARLLDALAEWPGLLRSKGFCWLATRPDVAGLWSQAGPNMALDPAAPWSSFDGPRGQEIVFIGLGLTRAAVTARLDPALLTDDELLAGPGSWRDLDDPLPTWDLDDLHDHGIHEHTPVAG, from the coding sequence ATGGCCGACCGTCGCGTTCCCGTCACGATCCTGTCCGGCTTCCTCGGCGCGGGGAAGACGACGCTGCTGGAGCACCTGCTCGCGAACCGCGACGGCAGGCGGATCGCCGTCGTCGTCAACGACATGAGCGAGGTCAACATCGACGGCGCGCTGGTCGACCTGCACCGCAGCCAGGAGAAGCTGGTCGAGCTCACCAACGGCTGCATCTGCTGCACGCTGCGCGAGGACCTGCTGACCACGGTCGGCGAGCTCGCCGCGGAGGGGCGCTACGACCACGTCGTCGTCGAGTCGACCGGGATCTCCGAGCCGATGCCGGTCGCGGCGACGTTCGAGTGGACCTTCGACGACGGCACCGCGCTCTCCGACGTCGCGCGGCTGGACACGATGGTCACCCTCGTCGACGCCTCGACCTTCGAGACGCTCCTGACCAGCGAGGACTCGCTCGCCGACCGCGAGCTGCAGGCCGCCGAGGGCGACGAGCGGACCCTGTCGGACCTGCTCGCCGACCAGGTCGAGTTCGCGGACCTGCTGGTGCTCAACAAGACCGACCTCGTCGCGCCGCACGCGCTGGGCCGGATCGAGGCGCTGCTGTCGCGGATGAACCCGGGCGCACGCCGCGTCCGCGCGGTGCGTGGCGACGTGCCGGTCGCCGAGCTGCTCGACACCCACCGCTACGACCCGGCGGCGGCGTCCGCGACACCCGGCTGGGCGCAGGAGCTCAACGGCAGCCACACCCCCGAGACCGAGGAGTACGGGATCGCCAGCGTGACCTGGCGGGCCGGACGCCCCTTCCACCCCGCCCGGCTGCTCGACGCGCTCGCCGAGTGGCCCGGACTGCTGCGCAGCAAGGGCTTCTGCTGGCTGGCGACCCGGCCCGACGTCGCCGGCCTGTGGTCGCAGGCCGGCCCGAACATGGCCCTGGATCCGGCGGCGCCGTGGTCGTCGTTCGACGGGCCGCGCGGGCAGGAGATCGTGTTCATCGGGCTCGGCCTGACCCGCGCGGCCGTCACCGCGCGCCTCGACCCGGCCCTGCTCACCGACGACGAGCTGCTCGCCGGGCCCGGCTCCTGGCGCGACCTGGACGACCCGCTGCCCACCTGGGACCTCGACGACCTGCACGACCACGGGATCCACGAGCACACGCCCGTGGCCGGGTAG